In Lotus japonicus ecotype B-129 chromosome 5, LjGifu_v1.2, one genomic interval encodes:
- the LOC130717277 gene encoding topless-related protein 3-like yields the protein MTSLSRELVFLILQFLDEENFKESVHKLEQESAFFFNMKYFEEKVQAGEWEEVEKYLSGFTKVDDNRYSMKIFFEIRKQKYLEALDRQDKPKAVEILVGDLKVFSTFNEELYKEITQLLTLTNFRENEQLSKYSDTKTARSIMLIELKKLIEANPLFRDKLVFPTLKSSRLRTLINQSLNWQHQLCKNPNPNPDIKTLFTDHACAPTNGPLAPSPVNLPIAAVAKPAAYTSVGAHGPFPPAAATSNANALAGWMANASASSSVQAAVVTAPTIPIPQNQVTILKRPKTPPATPGMVDYCPGHSVEEVSYPLARQACSSLDDLPRTVAMTLHQGSSVTSMDFHPSRHTLLLVGSNNGEVTLWELSLRERLVSKPFKIWDASACSLPVQAAVVKDDPVSVSRVTWSPDGSFVGVAFTKHLIHLYAYTGSNELAQHKEIEAHVGAVNDLAFAHPNKQPCIVTCGDDKLIKVWDSNGRTLFTFEGHEAPVYSIFPHHKGNIQFIFSTAIDGKIKAWLYDNVGSRVDFDTPGHCCTTMLYSADGSRLFSCGTSKDGESFLVEWNESEGSIKRTYNGFRKKSAGVVQFDTTQNRFLAAGEDGQVKFWDMDNINLLTSTDANGGLQVLPYLRFNKEGNILAVTIDNGFKILANATGLRSLRVIETPAFEALRSPVESAAIKNGADPIGQSVERPRIVEDVTGRTVPLQLSEILDPVECRSVTLPESTDSFNKVVRLLYTNSGAGILALGSNGIQKLWKWPFNNQNPSGKATASVVPRHWQPPSGLLMTNQILGVNLEEAVPCIALSKNDSYVMSACGGKLSLFNIMTFKVMATFLQPSPASTFLAFHPQDNNIIAIGMDDSTIHIYNVRVAEVKSKLKGHQKRITGLAFSTNLHILVSSGADAQLCVWSIDTWKKRKSIPLQLPAGKSPVGDTGVLFHSDQLRLLVVHETQLAIYEASKMDRIRQWVPQDVLSAPISCAAYSCDSQLIYATFCDANIGVFDADSLRLRCRIAPSVCLSSAALSGSHAVYPLVVAANPLEPNQFAVGLTDGSVKVIEPTESEGKWGSFPPMDNGKLNGRTASSSTTSNHTADQAQ from the exons ATGACTTCTTTGAGCAGAGAATTGGTGTTTCTCATACTCCAGTTTCTGGATGAGGAGAACTTCAAAGAGTCTGTGCACAA GCTTGAGCAAGAATCTGCGTTTTTTTTCAACATGAAGTACTTTGAGGAAAAAGTGCAGGCTGGCGAATGGGAAGAAGTTGAGAAGTACTTATCAGGGTTTACCAAAGTTGACGATAATAGATACTCAATGAAAATATTCTTTGAAATCAGGAAGCAGAAATATCTGGAAGCACTTGATCG GCAAGACAAGCCAAAGGCTGTAGAGATATTAGTCGGCGATTTAAAAGTGTTCTCAACCTTCAATGAGGAGCTATACAAAGAAATCACCCAGCTATTAACTCTTACTAATTTCAG GGAGAATGAGCAGTTGTCTAAGTACAGTGACACCAAAACTGCTCGAAGCATTATGTTGATAGAGCTAAAAAAACTCATAGAGGCAAATCCTCTTTTCCGTGATAAGCTTGTCTTTCCTACCCTTAAGTCATCAAGACTGCGAACTTTAATTAATCAAAG TCTGAACTGGCAGCATCAGCTTTGTAAAAACCCAAATCCAAATCCAGATATAAAGACTTTATTCACAGATCACGCATGCGCACCTACTAATGGTCCTCTGGCGCCTAGCCCTGTCAATCTTCCAATTGCTGCAGTTGCGAAGCCTGCTGCTTATACTTCAGTTGGAGCTCATGGT CCCTTTCCACCTGCTGCTGCAACTTCTAATGCTAATGCTTTAGCTGGTTGGATGGCCAATGCCTCAGCTTCATCATCTGTTCAAGCAGCTGTTGTCACAGCACCAACTATACCAATCCCTCAGAATCAAG TGACTATCTTGAAACGCCCTAAAACACCTCCGGCAACTCCTGGGATGGTTGATTATTGTCCGGGTCATTCTGTAGAGGAG GTTTCCTATCCCTTGGCTCGACAAGCTTGTTCGTCACTAGACGATCTACCAAGAACGGTGGCTATGACTTTGCATCAAGGATCGTCTGTGACAAGCATGGATTTTCATCCTTCTCGCCATACCTTACTTCTTG TTGGTTCCAATAATGGGGAAGTTACCCTCTGGGAACTCAGTTTGCGGGAAAGGTTGGtctcaaagccattcaagataTGGGATGCATCGGCATGCTCATTACCAGTTCAG GCTGCTGTGGTTAAGGATGATCCTGTTTCTGTTAGCCGTGTCACATGGAGTCCTGATGGAAGTTTTGTAG GTGTTGCTTTTACTAAACATTTGATTCATTTGTATGCTTACACTGGATCAAATGAGCTAGCCCAGCACAAAGAG ATTGAAGCCCATGTTGGTGCTGTAAATGATTTAGCGTTTGCTCATCCAAATAAACAGCCCTGTATTGTGACTTGTGGGGATGATAAGTTGATAAAG GTTTGGGATTCAAATGGACGAACACTATTTACCTTTGAGGGGCACGAGGCACCTGTATATTCCATTTTTCCCCATCACAAAGGAAACATTCAG TTCATATTTTCAACTGCCATTGATGGGAAAATAAAGGCCTGGCTATACGATAACGTAGGTTCTAGGGTTGACTTTGATACCCCTGGTCACTGTTGTACTACAATGCTTTACAGCGCTGATGGAAGTAG ATTGTTTTCATGTGGGACAAGTAAAGATGGAGAGTCTTTTCTTGTTGAATGGAATGAAAGTGAAGGTTCCATTAAGAGAACATACAATGGATTCAGAAAGAAATCCGCTGGTGTTGTGCAGTTTGACACAACGCAAAATCGCTTTTTGGCAGCAGGTGAAGATGGCCAAGTGAAATTTTGGGACATGGACAATATTAATCTTCTAACAAGCACTGATGCAAATGGTGGATTACAG GTCCTTCCATACTTGAGATTTAATAAGGAAGGAAATATTCTTGCTGTGACTATAGACAATGGATTCAAGATACTTGCTAATGCTACTGGTCTTAGATCCTTAAGAGTAATTGAAACTCCAGCATTTGAAGCATTGAGGTCCCCTGTGGAATCTGCTGCAATCAAG AATGGAGCTGATCCCATTGGTCAAAGTGTAGAGAGACCAAGAATTGTGGAAGATGTAACAGGTAGAACTGTACCATTGCAACTGTCTGAAATTCTGGACCCTGTTGAATGTCGGTCAGTTACCTTGCCTGAAAGCACAGATTCTTTCAACAAG GTTGTTCGACTTTTATATACGAATTCCGGTGCTGGTATTTTGGCCCTCGGTTCAAATGGTATACAGAAACTTTGGAAATGGCCTTTCAATAATCAGAATCCTTCTGGAAAG GCTACAGCCAGTGTTGTTCCACGACATTGGCAACCACCCAGTGGTCTTCTGATGACTAATCAAATCTTGGGTGTCAACCTTGAAGAAGCAGTCCCTTGCATTGCACTCTCAAAAAATGACTCATATGTGATGTCCGCCTGTGGTGGAAAGCTTTCACTATTTAACATAATGACATTCAAG GTAATGGCGACATTTTTGCAACCATCTCCTGCCTCTACCTTTCTAGCTTTCCATCCCCAGGATAACAACATTATAGCCATTGGGATGGATGATTCAACCATTCACATCTATAATGTCAGAGTGGCTGAG GTGAAATCAAAATTGAAGGGTCACCAGAAGCGAATTACTGGTTTAGCCTTTTCAACCAATCTTCACATCCTGGTTTCATCTGGTGCTGATGCTCAA CTTTGTGTGTGGAGCATTGATacatggaagaaaagaaaatcaattcCATTACAACTACCTGCGGGAAAGTCACCTGTTGGTGATACAGGGGTTCTGTTCCATTCAGATCAACTTCGCTTATTGGTAGTCCATGAGACTCAGTTGGCTATATATGAGGCCTCTAAGATGGATCGCATTCGACAG TGGGTTCCCCAAGATGTTCTGTCTGCCCCCATATCATGTGCAGCTTATTCCTGTGACAGTCAGTTAATATATGCTACATTTTGCGATGCAAACATTGGAGTTTTCGATGCTGATAGTTTGAGACTACGATGTCGTATCGCACCTTCAGTATGCTTGTCATCTGCCGCTTTGAGTGG AAGCCATGCTGTGTATCCTCTTGTGGTTGCAGCTAATCCACTAGAACCTAACCAGTTTGCAGTTGGTTTAACTGATGGGTCTGTCAAAGTGATAGAACCCACTGAATCAGAAGGTAAGTGGGGATCTTTTCCACCTATGGACAACGGAAAATTGAATGGTAGGACAGCTTCTTCATCTACAACAAGCAACCACACTGCTGACCAGGCTCAATGA